Proteins from one Rosa chinensis cultivar Old Blush chromosome 7, RchiOBHm-V2, whole genome shotgun sequence genomic window:
- the LOC112175095 gene encoding DNA polymerase epsilon subunit B isoform X5, with protein sequence MPFARTMDLVLLVRLGPLGLYDPKKKLGPVHDRKRPRLFLSNWHCVLVFGHFQLLLLVHRLRDTSSRLIPIPVRNFPAKTPQSPHLFAIGLDWIREREREMTTRKKVQKKCKIRGFTLKVDALEEILSFVSRFDDSDPDGAIDVVLEQLQLQPLKSSIIDKQTVQSVVSILLQADTAVGDETLGGGLGVCDAFLVPKFRYDPIKKIFYKPSEIQPPIHGNASAKAALYKDRFLLISQRLSRHQHFAKRAFDSEMSDFGSCEISQIQSLVGQTGRRWVMGLISQLEDGHFYLEDLTASVEINLSNAKITTGFFTENTMVVAEGEMLLEGVFQVITCGFPPLEDRDMSVKLLAGHDFFGGGILTKEETLRLSELEKRAVNDMFVILSDIWLDSEEAMGKLERILDGYENQEVVPSLFVFMGNFSSHPCNLSFRPSSLRLQFGKLGQMIAAHQQLTKRSRFLFIPGPDDPGPSKVLPRCALPKYITEELQKHIPNAMFSSNPCRIYCTECAVRA encoded by the exons ATGCCCTTTGCCAGGACTATGGATTTAGTTCTTCTAGTTAGGCTAGGCCCATTGGGCCTCTATGACCCAAAGAAAAAACTTGGACCCGTTCATGATCGTAAGCGACCACGGTTGTTTCTCTCAAACTGGCATTGCGTCCTTGTGTTTGGTCATTTTCAGCTTCTGCTATTAGTTCACCGACTCAGGGACACAAGTAGCAGACTCATCCCAATACCTG TAAGGAATTTTCCCGCCAAAACCCCCCAAAGCCCACACCTTTTTgcaattggattggattggatcagagagagagagagagagatgacgaCGAGGAAGAAGGTGCAGAAGAAGTGCAAAATCAGAGGCTTCACTCTTAAAGTCGACGCGCTCGAAGAGATTCTATCCTTCGTCTCCCGATTCGACGATTCCGACCCCGACGGCGCCATCGATGTCGTCCTCGAGCAGCTCCAGCTCCAACCCC TTAAGTCTTCCATAATCGACAAGCAGACGGTCCAGAGCGTCGTCAGCATTTTATTACAGGCTGACACCGCCGTAGGCGACGAAACCCTAGGTGGTGGTTTGGGCGTATGTGACGCCTTCTTGGTCCCAAAGTTCCGATATGATCCGATCAAGAAGATTTTCTACAA GCCTAGTGAGATCCAGCCGCCGATTCATGGAAATGCGTCCGCGAAAGCGGCTCTGTATAAGGATAGGTTTCTCTTGATCTCCCAGAGGCTCTCTCGCCATCAGCATTTTGCCAAACGAGCCTTTGATTCTGAAATGTCTGATTTCGGAAGCTGTGAG ATATCTCAAATTCAGTCTCTGGTTGGACAAACTGGAAGGAGATGGGTGATGGGTTTGATATCACAGTTGGAAGATGGTCATTTTTACCTGGAAGACCTTACTGCATCAGTGGAAATCAACTTATCCAATGCA AAGATAACTACAGGATTCTTTACAGAGAACACAATGGTTGTTGCAGAAGGCGAGATGCTTTTAGAAGGTGTTTTTCAG GTTATTACTTGTGGATTTCCTCCATTAGAGGACAGAGACATGTCAGTCAAATTGCTTGCAGGACATGACTTCTTTGGTGGTGGTATACTAACAAAAGAAGAGACA CTCAGACTTTCAGAACTGGAAAAGAGAGCAGTTAATGACATGTTTGTCATACTCTCTGACATTTGGCTGGACAGTGAAGAG GCTATGGGAAAGCTAGAGAGGATCCTTGATGGTTACGAGAACCAGGAAGTGGTACCttccttatttgtgtttatggGAAATTTTAGTTCTCACCCTTGCAACCTTTCCTTCCGCCCCTCTAGTCTCAG GTTGCAGTTTGGCAAGCTAGGACAAATGATTGCAGCCCATCAACAGCTAACAAAGCGTAGCCGTTTTCTGTTTATCCCAGGTCCTGATGACCCAG GTCCTTCGAAAGTTCTACCCAGATGTGCTTTACCAAAATATATAACAGAAGAGCTTCAAAAACACATACCAAATGCCATGTTTTCAAGTAATCCTTGCAG
- the LOC112175094 gene encoding pentatricopeptide repeat-containing protein At1g73400, mitochondrial, whose translation MRNRSLTTSIASLRSLCFAQSPVSYIYEYVRPPIEPISHLPKYNPLFPCLPAPSSNLFRLAQPSLRLFCSESVTVGQSFECVGSGNALEGDVDKLFEIITDNAQPHCDMEKALNLAGVPLTTDLVVQVLHRFRFEEKLAFRFFMWAGQKENYDHEAQAYNEMIDILSSTKYKVKQFRIVCDLLDYMKRHNKSKVPVEVLITILKQYTEKHLTYLQKFAKKKKIRVKTQPEINALNFLLDALCKCSLVQDAELMLKRVKKNIKPDANTYNILFFGWCRVRNPSRGMRLLEEMIEVGHTPDNFTYTTAIDAFCKAGMVTEAAELFEFMRTKGCTISSPTAKTYAIMIVALVENDRMEECFKLLGHMISSGCLPDVSTYKELLEGMCLAGKVEEAYKFLQEMGNKGYPPDIVTYNCFLKVLCENKKGDEALKLYGRMIDIGCMPSVQTYNMLISMYFEMGDPDGAFETWHEMDKRGCAQDTDTYCMMIEGLFGCNKVEDACCLLEDVVNKGMKLPYTKFDSFLMQLSVIGDLQAIHRLSEHMRRFYNPSMARRFALNQKRRSISLREH comes from the coding sequence atgcgCAATCGATCTCTTACAACTTCTATTGCTTCCTTGAGAAGCCTATGCTTCGCCCAGAGCCCTGTGtcttatatatatgaatatgTTAGGCCCCCAATCGAACCCATCTCGCATCTTCCAAAATACAACCCATTATTCCCATGTTTACCCGCCCCTTCTTCCAATTTGTTCAGATTAGCGCAACCCTCTCTGCGTCTTTTTTGTTCGGAGAGTGTTACAGTGGGTCAAAGTTTTGAATGTGTTGGGAGTGGTAATGCTTTAGAAGGTGATGTCGATAAGCTTTTCGAGATTATTACGGATAATGCCCAGCCACATTGTGATATGGAGAAAGCTCTCAACCTAGCTGGTGTACCATTGACTACTGATTTGGTTGTTCAGGTGCTTCATAGGTTTCGTTTCGAGGAGAAACTAGCTTTTAGGTTTTTCATGTGGGCGGGCCAAAAGGAAAACTATGATCATGAAGCTCAGGCGTATAATGAGATGATTGATATATTGTCGAGTACCAAGTACAAGGTGAAGCAGTTccgaattgtttgtgatttacTGGATTATATGAAGAGGCATAACAAGAGTAAGGTTCCTGTTGAGGTTCTCATAACAATTTTGAAGCAGTACACGGAGAAGCATCTGACCTATCTGCAGAAATttgccaagaagaagaagataagggtGAAGACGCAGCCGGAGATCAATGCCTTGAACTTTCTATTGGATGCCCTGTGCAAGTGCAGTCTCGTACAGGATGCCGAACTGATGTTAAAGAGGGTGAAGAAAAATATCAAGCCTGATGCGAATACATACAACATTTTGTTTTTCGGTTGGTGTAGAGTTAGGAATCCGAGTAGAGGAATGAGGTTACTGGAAGAGATGATTGAAGTGGGTCACACGCCTGATAATTTCACTTACACTACTGCCATTGATGCCTTTTGCAAAGCAGGGATGGTTACCGAGGCAGCTGAACTTTTTGAGTTCATGAGAACAAAAGGTTGTACAATTTCTTCTCCTACTGCAAAAACTTATGCAATCATGATTGTGGCGCTTGTGGAGAATGACAGAATGGAGGAGTGCTTCAAACTTCTGGGACATATGATAAGTAGTGGCTGCCTTCCTGATGTTTCTACATACAAGGAACTACTCGAAGGGATGTGTTTGGCTGGAAAGGTCGAGGAGGCCTACAAGTTCTTGCAGGAGATGGGAAACAAAGGTTACCCTCCCGATATAGTTACTTATAATTGTTTTCTAAAGGTGCTATGTGAGAATAAAAAGGGTGATGAGGCACTGAAGCTTTACGGGAGAATGATAGATATAGGTTGTATGCCTAGTGTGCAGACTTATAATATGTTGATTTCAATGTACTTTGAGATGGGTGATCCTGATGGGGCATTTGAGACTTGGCATGAGATGGATAAGAGGGGCTGTGCACAGGACACTGATACTTATTGCATGATGATTGAAGGGCTTTTCGGTTGCAATAAAGTGGAAGATGCGTGTTGTCTCTTGGAGGATGTGGTGAACAAGGGAATGAAATTGCCATATACCAAGTTTGACTCCTTTCTAATGCAGCTTTCTGTGATTGGTGATCTTCAAGCCATCCACAGACTTTCGGAGCATATGAGAAGGTTctataatccttctatggcaagacGCTTTGCATTGAACCAGAAGCGGAGGAGCATTAGTCTGAGGGAGCACTAA